ATCGGACGTGATCGTTTCGGGGGCTAGCGTATTGATTTCAGCTGACCTTGCCGGTCGGTGGTGTTGATTGACGAAGTTGCGGGCAAGCGTGTTGTATCATCAACGCTTTGACGGACATTCGTTGCGACCGAATCAATCTTGTTTGTCTTCCTGCCGAAACACGTGGTGATTCGGTTGCGGACTGCAAAAAATTGGCAGACTTTCCGCTCCATCCGCCGATAGTCAAAGGCGGACGTGGGATCGGGCAATGGGGGCTGAATCGGATTCGACGGGCTCGGTCGAGCACAATTAGAATCGATTCGCGTTACAAACTGCAGTATTCGTCCGCTTCTCGTGATTATTCGAACGTGGTTCATGTCGTTTTTACGGATCTCATCACAGCCAGGGACCAGTTGCGTTTTGGCATGGATGGTCTTTTTTTGCCTCGCCTATGACGCCACCGCCCAGACTGCAACCGAAGGACTAGCGACGGCCAAAGACCAGTTGGCGAAAGCCGCGGTGGCCTATCGGAACCGTGAATACGTCGCTGCCGGTCAAGCTTTGGTGACCGCTTCGTCCACCCTGCACGCGACACTGGCCGAAACGGAACCCGCCCAGCGTGAAGCGGTGTTGGAACAGGCCTCGGATTTGTTGTCTCGCATGCGAAATGCACACGTCATGCTGCAATTGGAAGGCGTCCGGTTGCCACCGATTCGCATCGATGATGGTACAGCATGGTGGCAGGAAGAACCGGGGGTTGCACCGGAGGTCGCTATGTTGCCGGGGGCTGAATTGGACCCCGACGCTTCGCTGGCCTCATCTTTGCCCGAAAAGGAAATGGAAGCGACGGCGACGTCCGACGACGCACCAGCCATGGCTAGCAGCAACGGCGATTCCGCGACGGGCGACGCCGAAGGTGAATCCGGCATGGTGTCCTTTGTTCGTGATGTGGCGCCCGTTTTGATTGAACATTGCGGCGGTTGTCATGTCGGTGGCGGGCAGGTGCGCGGCGGGTTGAACATGAACACCTTTGCCGGATTGATGCGTGGGGGCGATGAAGGCGACACGGTGATCGCCGGCAGCGGCGACGAAAGTGGTTTGGTGTTGCGGATGCGTGGCGAAGGCGGTGACTTGATGCCGCCCGGTGGACGGCCACGCGTTCCCGAAGAGTCGATTCAGTTGATCAGCCGCTGGATCGACCAAGGTGCCAAGGACGACGCGGTTCGTCCCGGCCAAGATTTGAAGACGGCATCGATGCAGGCATGGGCGTCATCGGCAACCACCGACCAGCGAAACGAGCGAAGGCGGCAACACGCCGATGAGTCCTTACGGATGGTTGCGCCCGATGGCGTGGCAACGGTGGAGTCGGACCACTTTTTGGTCATCGGTCCGATGACCGAAAGGCGGCTACAGGAAATTGGGAAGGTGGCCGACGGACAGATGAAAGTCGTGCGTTCGGTGATCCCGGCGGCATCCGGGACGGATAAAGGCGAGTACTTTCGGGGCCGCGCGACTCTGTTCGTATTTCCGCGACCCTACGAGTACGCGGAGTTCTCCAAGATGGTTGAACAACGCAGCATTCCCGCCCAGTGGGTTTCCCACTTTCGATCCGACGCCATCCTGGCGTATGCGTCGTTGGTGGTGACGCCGGATTTGGATGATGAAGGGCTGCGAGACCGCTTGGCCGGGCCGCTGTTTTCCATGGCGATGGCGACGCGGGCCGCCGACGTGCCGGAGTGGCTGGCCGGTGGTGTGGGCGAATCGATCGCCAATGACCGTGTTCGAAAACTGGACCGTGACAGCCGCAGTCGTTTGTTGGCGGCCCAACGCGAAGCGGCGATCGCCGCCAAGAATGCGGGCGACCTATTGCAACAACGTCTGCCGGCCCAGCAAGTTGATGCGTTATCGATCGCGGTGGCCGGTGCGATGATGGCACCGCCGCGACGCCGTGGATTTCAAACCATGATTCGGCAGATGAACGCGGGCCAGCCGTTCGAATCCAGCTTTCAAGGCGCCTATGGCGTCACCGTGGAATCCTTTGTGGACGCCTTTTTAAAATGGGCCAAGGGGCCGACACCGACCCCTTCGCCGCAACGGTAGCCATGCGCCGCTTCGGGCGATCGCCTATTCGTCGGTCACACAGCCTTCGCTGGCGGTCTTCACGTTTTTGATGTACTTGTGCAGGGTGCCACGAGTCGCTTTCAGCGGCGGTGCTTGCCACGTTGCACGCCGTACGTCCAATTCTTTTTCACTGACATCGACGTCCAGCGAATTCGTTTCGGCATCGATCGTGACAACGTCACCGTCCTGCAGCAGCCCGATCGGGCCACCGGTTTGGGCCTCCGGAGTGACGTGTCCGACGATGAATCCGTGGCTGCCGCCGCTAAAGCGGCCGTCGGTGATCATGGCGACGTCGCTGCCCAGGCCCGCGCCCATGATGGCACTGGTCGGGGTCAACATTTCCGGCATGCCGGGGCCGCCCTTGGGGCCTTCGTAGCGGATGACGACCACGTCACCTTTCTGGATTTGCTTTTGTTCCAGAGCGGCCAGCATCAGTTCTTCGCTGTCGAAGCACCGCGCCGGGCCGCTAAACCGCAGTCCTTCTTTGCCGGTGATTTTCGCGACAGCGCCTTCGGGAGCCAGCGAGCCTTTCAGGATTCGAAGGTGCCCCGATTTCTTGATCGGTGCGTCAACCGTGTGCACGATCGTTTGACCTTCTTTCAAGCCGGGCACTGAGTCCAAGTTTTCTGCCAACGTCTTGCCGGTTACGGTCAAGCACGATCCATCCATCAGCCCTTCTTTCAGCAAGTACTTCATGACCGCTGGGGTGCCGCCGATGCTGTGTAGGTCTTCTTGGACGAACCGCCCGCTGGGCTTCAGGTCGGCCAGGTAGGGAACACGATCGCTGACGCTTTGGAAATCGTCGATGGTTAGCGGCACGTCAACGCTGCGGGCCATCGCGATCAAGTGCAGAACGGCGTTGGTCGAACCGCCCAAGGCCATGACGGTGACCATCGCGTTTTCAAACGCCGTGCGTGTCATGATATCGCGTGGTTTGATATCGGCTTTCAACAGTTCCAGGATCGCTTCGCCGGCACGATGACATTCGTCTTTTTTGTCCGGGTCTTCGGCGGGAATGCTGGCCGAATAGGGCAGCGACATCCCCAAAGCTTCGATTGCCGTCGCCATGGTGTTGGCCGTGTACATGCCCCCACAAGCGCCCGCACCGGGACAGGAGCGTCGCACGATTTCTTGCCGCTCATCTTCGCTGATCTGTCCGGCGATGAATTGCCCGTAGCACTGGAACGCGCTGACGATATCTAATTTTTCGTCTTTGTAAGATCCCGGACGAATGGTGCCGCCATAAACCATGATTGCGGGGCGATTCAATCGGCCCATGGCGATCAGGCACCCGGGCATGTTTTTGTCACAACCGGGCAGCGCGATCAGCGCATCGTACCACTGTGCGGCCATGATGGTTTCGATCGAATCGGCGATCAGATCACGGCTTTGCAAACTGTAGGACATCCCTTCGGTGCCCATGCTGATCCCGTCGGAGACGCCGATCGTGTTGAACCGCATGCCGACCAAGCCGGATTTTTCAACGCCTTCTTTGACATCGCCCGCCAAGTCCAGCAGGTGCATATTACAGCTGTTGCCTTCGTACCACATGCTGGCGATACCAACCTGTGCCTTGTTCATGTCTTCGGACGACATGCCGGTGGCGTACAGCATGGCCTGTGACGCGCCTTGGCTTTTCGGTTGGGTGATTCGTGAACTGTATTTGTTCAGTGCTGTGGACATTGCGGCGTTGGGAGCAAAAAAGTGTGAAGGGAACGGGCGTCGATGGCCGGCGTCGGTGTGTTTGACGCCGGGCGGGGGCTTGCGATTATGGTGGGACCGTCCCGCCGAGCCAAGGACGGCAGCGACCAGGCGGAGTCGGCTGCAACAATGCTCGGCGTCGGCCACAACCATGCCAGGGACCCCACAGTGCTTGGGGATCGGTTAAAACGGCGTGTTCCAGGTGACCCTGTCCCGCCGGTTTGGGTTCGCCTGGCGAAATTCCGATGTGTTGTCGGCAGTGGCAATTTTTCAGTCGGCGGCCCGCCGTGCCTCCGCGGACGCAGCTTATTCGTTTTCCAGTTTTGATGGTGTTCAGCATGCGTTTTCAACGTCGTTGGATGATGGTTTTCGTGTCCGGCATGCTGCCGTGGGTGGTGTTGATGTGCGCGAACACCACGGATGCCGATTCGCCCGTTGCCACGGGCGATTGGATCGGGTTGTTTGACGGCCACAGCTTGGACGGTTGGGAAGGCGATCCGCAGTACTTCCGAGTCCAAGACGGCTGCATCGTTGCCGGGACGTTGAAGAAAAAGATCCCGCATAACTATTTTCTTTGCACCCGCGAATCCTACGGGGACTTTGAACTGAGTTTCGAAGCCAAGCTGGTCGGCGAAGGTAAAAACGCGGGCGTGCAGTTCCGTTCGCAACGAATTCCCGACGAAACCGAAGTGCGCGGATATCAAGCCGATATCGGCATTGCTTGGAAGCGTCCAGTTTGGGGCGCGCTGTATGACGAATCACGACGTCGCAAAATGCTGGCCGAACCCGACGCCGAGTTGGCCAAGTCGCTTGTTCGTCCCGGCGAATGGAATGAGATGCGTGTGATCTGTCGCGGCGATCGCATTCAGATCTATTTGAATGGGACGCAAACCGTCGACTATCGCGAAGACGATGATACAATCGAACGCACCGGAGTGATCGGCTTGCAAATTCACAGTGGACCGCCGACCGAAGCCTGGTACCGCGAAATCCGATTGCGAAGACTGGATCCGTGAATTCAAGTGATATTCGAATCGTCTATTTCGATTTGGGGAACATCCTGTGTGCTTTTGATCGCTCATTGGCTTCGTCCAACCTGGCTGGATTATTGTCGGTCGATCTGGCAGCAGCTGATGACGTGTTGCACGGGGCGGATCTGCAGGAACGATTTGAGCATGGAGAGATCACCGGGGCACAATACGCCGAAGAGGTTTGTCGGCGCTGCGGTCGTCCGGACTGGCTGAGTCAGGCCAAGGGCGGTGATCAAGCTGGCGTTGCTGCGGTATTGGACGCGGTCAGCGATATGTTTACCGCGGTTGACGGGATGGACCAGGTGGTCGTTCAAACGCGGGATCGGGTCGGTCGCGTCGGCATGTTGTCGAACACTTGTGAAGCCCACTGGGATTGGATCAATCGCCAAGCGTATTCGTTTCTGGATTCCGGTTTTGATCCGATCGTTCTTAGCTGTCGTGTGGCCAGCATGAAGCCCGACGCGGCGATCTATCAGGCGGCCGAATCGATGGCCGATTGCGGGCCGTCGTCAATCTTCTTCGTCGACGACAAACCGGAAAACGTCGAAGCGGCGCGACAACGCGGCTGGGTTGCCGAGGTCGCGATGGGGCTGGACCAGGTTCGCGACGCTCTGACGCGACACCAGCTGATCGGATAAACTTGTGTTGATCCCGGTTGGCGTAAAGAAGTCATCTGTGCATGCGTCTGGCCGGTTCGTGGCGGAACGGAAATTGCCTGTGATCTCACGGTCCGAATGAATTCGTCCGATCGTGGTTCGCTCTATCGAAGGGATGGTCAAAGAAACGCAATGGCAGATTCGCCCACCACCAAGAAACAAGCCACCCGCAAAAAGGGCGTCAAAAAGCGGAACGCCAAAAGTCCCGCGACGAAGAAAAGTGGTCGCGTCCGGCGTAGCGAGGTGGTGGCCGTGATCGATATCGGCGCGATCAGCATTCGAATGGCCGTCGCCGAGATTCACGCCGGTGGCGCTGTCCGGCAATTGGATTCATTGATCCAGCCGGTTGAACTGGGCCGCGATAGTTTCAACCAGCGTTTTCTGACACGTGGGACGATCGAAAAGTCGGTCGAGATCTTGCGACGCTATCGTCGAACTCTGTTGGAATATGGCATCGAAAGCACCGATCGCGTTCGTGTGGTGGCGACCAGTGCGGTTCGTGAAGCCAGTAATCGTCTGGCATTCATTGATCGCGTCTATGTGGCCACCGGGTTGGATGTCGAAGTCATGGACGAAGCGGAGGTCAACCGCATCACGTTCATGGGCGTGATGCCACACCTTCATTCCGCCGCATTCGAAGATCCACGCAAAGTCGTCGTGGTGGAAATGGGGGGCGGCAGCACCGAATTGCTCGTGATTCGTGGCGGTAACGTCCTGCACAGCGAATCGTTTCGACTGGGGGCGTTGCGTTTACAAGAAACCCTGCGGGGATCTCGGGCAACGGCTTCGGCGCGACGCGGCTTATTGGAAAGTCATATCAAACGCACGTTGATGCGCATGGCCGACCAGGTTCGCGTGGACGGGCCCATTCACTTGGTCGCATTGGGTGGCGATATGCGTTTCGCCGGTCACTGTTTGTTGCCTGACTGGGACGGCGTGTCATTGACCCGACTGGACACGGCGGATCTGCGCGCATTCGCCGACAAAGTCTTGCGGATGGACGAAGATCAAATCGTCAAGCAATACGGGGCCAGTTTCCTGGACGCGCAAACGTTGGGGCCGGCTTTGCTGACGTATTCGTTGCTGACCGAGCGATTTTCGCTGGACGAAGTCTATTTGTGCGAAGCCAATTTGCGCGATGGGTTGCTTCGTGATATGGCCAGCGGCGGTGACTGGACCAGCGAATTCAGGGACCAGACCATTCGATCGGCTCGGGCGCTTGGGCGTCGTTTCGATTATGACGAGTCCTATGCCAACAGCGTGGCCGAACTGTCACGGCGTCTGTTCACCGAATTGGCCGACGAACACAAACTTAGCCAGCGTTTCGAAGTCTTGTTGTACGTGGCTTCATTGCTGCACGAGATTGGATTGTTCATCAACGTTCAAAGCAATCACAAGCACGCCTTTTACATCATTCGAAACAGCGAATTGTTCGGGCTGTCCAAAAGCGAAAAGAACTTGGTCGGTTTGATCGCCCGATACTATCGCCGCGCGTTTCCCCAGCCGTCGCATGAGGTCTATCGCAATTTGAATCGGGACGACCGTGTGGCGGTAGCCAAGGCGGCGGCGTTGTTACGATTGGCCATTGCCCTGAATGACACTCGAAGCGGACGGATTCGAGAAATTCGCTGCTTGCGGGAAGAAAAACGGCTGGTGATCGTCGTTCCTGATGTGGAAGACGTATCACTGGAACGTTTGGCGATGCAGAAAGCATCAGGGCTGTTTCAAGAAATTTTTGGCGTGCCCGTGTTGTTACGGACCACGTCGACACGTTGACTGCGGGGATGATCCAACAGGCCGTCACGTCCATCGACGCGACGCGTGAACGGCTTGTTGGTTGGTCCCTTTTTTGATTCGATTGATCGTCGGTGCCATGTGGTGTCGCTCCCTCATTCGTTGCGTCGTTTGGTTGGTTTGAAGGAACAATGTCAATCAAGTCGATTTGTACCATTGCCAGTTTCGTTTGCTTGTCTGCCGTGCCCTTAAGCTTTGCCCATTGTGATGATGACGATCCATACGCCGAAGCGAGGCAGCGGTTGGTTCGCGACCGAATCGAAAACGCGGGGGTGACTGACCCGCGGGTTTTGGATTCGATCCGCCAAACGCCGAGGCACGAATTTGTTCCCGCCACGCAGGTTCCACGGGCTTATCTGGACATGGCACTGCCGATCGGCAGCTCGCAAACGATCAGCAGCCCCTTCATCGTCGCCATGATGACCGAGGCCATCGATCCGCAACCCACCGACAAGGTCTTGGAAATCGGGACGGGCAGTGGCTATCAGGCTGCGGTGTTAAGCCCGTTGGTGGATCAGGTCTATACGATCGAAATCGTGGACGAATTAGGACGCCAAGCCGCCAAGACGATCGAGCGATTGGGGTACGAGAACGTGCACACCCGAATCGGCGACGGATTCTTGGGTTGGCCTGATGCGGCGCCCTTCGACAAAATCATCGTGACCTGCAGCCCTGAATCGATCCCTCAGCCGCTGGTCGATCAGCTTCGCGAAGGCGGCCAAATGATCATTCCGGTTGGACAACGTTATCAGCAGTCGCTGTACCGCTTGGTCAAACAGGACGGACAGCTACAGCGCAAACGTTTGCGCCCCACGCTGTTTGTCCCGATGACTGGACAGGCCGAAGATGAACGCAAGGTCCAGCCCGATCCGGCAAACCCGTCGGTGGTCAATGGTGATTTTGAAGCCGAAGCTTCGGCCGGATCAACCGTCGCCGGATCCGATGCATCGAACGACGACTTCGTCCCGGGCTGGTATTACGGCCGCCAAGTCCGATTGCTGAAAGCCAATATTGACGTCGGCCAGGCCGATGAAGGTTCTGGGTTTGTCCGCTGCGAAAACGAGACCCCCGGGCTTAGCTCACACCTGTTGCAAGGAGTCGCGATCGACGGACGGCAGGTCACCACGATTCGCTTGTCCGGCTCGGTCCGCACCGACGCTGTGGTGGCGGGCGATGCGCCCGACGCGATGGCGATGATTGCGATCAGTCTGTACGACGATCAGCGTCGGGACTTGGGCACTTCCTGGATCGGGCCGTTCAAAGGTACGCGGCCGTGGCGAAAAACCAGCAAGCTGATTCGCATTCCCCTGCAGACTCGCGAGGCCATTTTGCGGATCGGACTGTTCGGAGCCACCGGAACGGCTGACTTCGATTCGATCTCAATCCAAAAGGTTCACTGAGCCCGTCGGACAACC
The DNA window shown above is from Crateriforma spongiae and carries:
- a CDS encoding c-type cytochrome domain-containing protein, with the translated sequence MSFLRISSQPGTSCVLAWMVFFCLAYDATAQTATEGLATAKDQLAKAAVAYRNREYVAAGQALVTASSTLHATLAETEPAQREAVLEQASDLLSRMRNAHVMLQLEGVRLPPIRIDDGTAWWQEEPGVAPEVAMLPGAELDPDASLASSLPEKEMEATATSDDAPAMASSNGDSATGDAEGESGMVSFVRDVAPVLIEHCGGCHVGGGQVRGGLNMNTFAGLMRGGDEGDTVIAGSGDESGLVLRMRGEGGDLMPPGGRPRVPEESIQLISRWIDQGAKDDAVRPGQDLKTASMQAWASSATTDQRNERRRQHADESLRMVAPDGVATVESDHFLVIGPMTERRLQEIGKVADGQMKVVRSVIPAASGTDKGEYFRGRATLFVFPRPYEYAEFSKMVEQRSIPAQWVSHFRSDAILAYASLVVTPDLDDEGLRDRLAGPLFSMAMATRAADVPEWLAGGVGESIANDRVRKLDRDSRSRLLAAQREAAIAAKNAGDLLQQRLPAQQVDALSIAVAGAMMAPPRRRGFQTMIRQMNAGQPFESSFQGAYGVTVESFVDAFLKWAKGPTPTPSPQR
- the ilvD gene encoding dihydroxy-acid dehydratase, which translates into the protein MSTALNKYSSRITQPKSQGASQAMLYATGMSSEDMNKAQVGIASMWYEGNSCNMHLLDLAGDVKEGVEKSGLVGMRFNTIGVSDGISMGTEGMSYSLQSRDLIADSIETIMAAQWYDALIALPGCDKNMPGCLIAMGRLNRPAIMVYGGTIRPGSYKDEKLDIVSAFQCYGQFIAGQISEDERQEIVRRSCPGAGACGGMYTANTMATAIEALGMSLPYSASIPAEDPDKKDECHRAGEAILELLKADIKPRDIMTRTAFENAMVTVMALGGSTNAVLHLIAMARSVDVPLTIDDFQSVSDRVPYLADLKPSGRFVQEDLHSIGGTPAVMKYLLKEGLMDGSCLTVTGKTLAENLDSVPGLKEGQTIVHTVDAPIKKSGHLRILKGSLAPEGAVAKITGKEGLRFSGPARCFDSEELMLAALEQKQIQKGDVVVIRYEGPKGGPGMPEMLTPTSAIMGAGLGSDVAMITDGRFSGGSHGFIVGHVTPEAQTGGPIGLLQDGDVVTIDAETNSLDVDVSEKELDVRRATWQAPPLKATRGTLHKYIKNVKTASEGCVTDE
- a CDS encoding 3-keto-disaccharide hydrolase — encoded protein: MRFQRRWMMVFVSGMLPWVVLMCANTTDADSPVATGDWIGLFDGHSLDGWEGDPQYFRVQDGCIVAGTLKKKIPHNYFLCTRESYGDFELSFEAKLVGEGKNAGVQFRSQRIPDETEVRGYQADIGIAWKRPVWGALYDESRRRKMLAEPDAELAKSLVRPGEWNEMRVICRGDRIQIYLNGTQTVDYREDDDTIERTGVIGLQIHSGPPTEAWYREIRLRRLDP
- a CDS encoding Ppx/GppA phosphatase family protein encodes the protein MADSPTTKKQATRKKGVKKRNAKSPATKKSGRVRRSEVVAVIDIGAISIRMAVAEIHAGGAVRQLDSLIQPVELGRDSFNQRFLTRGTIEKSVEILRRYRRTLLEYGIESTDRVRVVATSAVREASNRLAFIDRVYVATGLDVEVMDEAEVNRITFMGVMPHLHSAAFEDPRKVVVVEMGGGSTELLVIRGGNVLHSESFRLGALRLQETLRGSRATASARRGLLESHIKRTLMRMADQVRVDGPIHLVALGGDMRFAGHCLLPDWDGVSLTRLDTADLRAFADKVLRMDEDQIVKQYGASFLDAQTLGPALLTYSLLTERFSLDEVYLCEANLRDGLLRDMASGGDWTSEFRDQTIRSARALGRRFDYDESYANSVAELSRRLFTELADEHKLSQRFEVLLYVASLLHEIGLFINVQSNHKHAFYIIRNSELFGLSKSEKNLVGLIARYYRRAFPQPSHEVYRNLNRDDRVAVAKAAALLRLAIALNDTRSGRIREIRCLREEKRLVIVVPDVEDVSLERLAMQKASGLFQEIFGVPVLLRTTSTR
- a CDS encoding protein-L-isoaspartate(D-aspartate) O-methyltransferase codes for the protein MSIKSICTIASFVCLSAVPLSFAHCDDDDPYAEARQRLVRDRIENAGVTDPRVLDSIRQTPRHEFVPATQVPRAYLDMALPIGSSQTISSPFIVAMMTEAIDPQPTDKVLEIGTGSGYQAAVLSPLVDQVYTIEIVDELGRQAAKTIERLGYENVHTRIGDGFLGWPDAAPFDKIIVTCSPESIPQPLVDQLREGGQMIIPVGQRYQQSLYRLVKQDGQLQRKRLRPTLFVPMTGQAEDERKVQPDPANPSVVNGDFEAEASAGSTVAGSDASNDDFVPGWYYGRQVRLLKANIDVGQADEGSGFVRCENETPGLSSHLLQGVAIDGRQVTTIRLSGSVRTDAVVAGDAPDAMAMIAISLYDDQRRDLGTSWIGPFKGTRPWRKTSKLIRIPLQTREAILRIGLFGATGTADFDSISIQKVH
- a CDS encoding HAD family hydrolase → MNSSDIRIVYFDLGNILCAFDRSLASSNLAGLLSVDLAAADDVLHGADLQERFEHGEITGAQYAEEVCRRCGRPDWLSQAKGGDQAGVAAVLDAVSDMFTAVDGMDQVVVQTRDRVGRVGMLSNTCEAHWDWINRQAYSFLDSGFDPIVLSCRVASMKPDAAIYQAAESMADCGPSSIFFVDDKPENVEAARQRGWVAEVAMGLDQVRDALTRHQLIG